A part of Sparus aurata chromosome 19, fSpaAur1.1, whole genome shotgun sequence genomic DNA contains:
- the LOC115570048 gene encoding uncharacterized protein LOC115570048 has translation MEGNSTREKTPEFLVGSEDQADGDKPLYPGAPVSKRESVLMLMSYVLRNNLTGKALTHLLELFNLMFPGLIPPSHYLFHKEFGGSSQSEVHFYCEKCLAYLGISADCPSHCTLCNTVFDANTSLKKGFYFLVIPLHAQIKQLLQEHDVSLTEKRRSSGVLTDIQSGGEYQTLCDSGVLGKDDLTLIWNCDGAPVFKSSKCSIWPIQCQIIELEPEMRKRHILMSALWFGPTKPSMFTLLTPFVKEASLLETEGIDLQDRQGHGHVSKVFVLICSSDSVARPLLRNTKQFNGFYGCNFCLHRGGKSYPYEQPEPPLRNERDHFSHAMSGTTDEPVYGVKGSSPLMQLQHFQMINGFIPECQHNVCLGVTRQLSTLWFDTSNSDSPWYMGKEIDEVDR, from the exons ATGGAGGGGAATAGTACTCGAGAAAAGACACCTGAATTTCTAGTG GGTAGTGAAGACCAAGCAGATGGTGACAAGCCCCTGTATCCTGGTGCACCTGTTTCAAAGCGAGAAAGTGTATTGATGCTGATGTCTTATGTGCTGCGGAACAATTTAACGGGCAAAGCACTTACTCATTTACTGGAACTGTTCAACCTGATGTTTCCAGGTCTAATTCCACCCTCACATTACCTTTTCCACAAAGAATTCGGAGGTTCTTCACAGTCTGAAGttcacttttattgtgaaaaatgtttagcATACCTTGGCATTAGTGCAGACTGTCCCTCTCATTGTACCCTTTGCAACACAGTATTTGATGCCAACACAAGTTTAAAAAAGGGCTTCTACTTTCTTGTAATTCCACTTCATGCACAGATTAAACAACTTCTGCAGGAACATGATGTCAGTCTTACTGAAAAACGTAGATCCTCTGGtgttttaactgacatacagtCTGGTGGAGAGTATCAAAcattgtgtgacagtggagttCTTGGAAAAGATGATTTGACTCTGATTTGGAATTGTGACGGTGCACCAGTGTTTAAAAGCTCCAAATGCAGCATTTGGCCGATTCAGTGCCAGATAATTGAACTGGAACCAGAAATGagaaaaaggcacattttgaTGTCAGCATTATGGTTTGGGCCAACTAAACCATCCATGTTTACATTGCTGACACCATTTGTGAAAGAAGCTTCATTATTGGAGACTGAAGGTATTGACTTGCAAGACAGACAAGGACACGGTCATGTTTCCAAAGTATTTGTGCTGATTTGTAGCTCTGATTCTGTGGCTCGTCCATTGCTTCGCAACACTAAACAGTTCAATGGTTTTTATGGCTGCAATTTTTGCTTGCACAGAGGTGGTAAATCATATCCATACGAACAACCTGAACCCCCACTTAGAAATGAGAGGGATCATTTCAGTCATGCAATGTCAGGTACAACTGATGAGCCAGTGTATGGAGTCAAAGGGTCATCTCCTTTAATGCAACTTCAACACTTCCAAATGATAAATGGCTTCATTCCTGAATGTCAACACAATGTGTGCCTCGGAGTCACTCGGCAACTGTCTACACTGTGGTTTGATACATCAAACAGTGATTCCCCCTGGTACATGGGTAAAGAGATTGATGAAGTTGATAGGTGA